A window of the Chloroflexota bacterium genome harbors these coding sequences:
- a CDS encoding ABC transporter ATP-binding protein, which yields MEAPLPSTATTVRRLAAYLRPHWRAQVGAIVASLLAVSAEVPVPLLTKALVDDVAIAGKLELLPPVLAALGILAVLTAALSVLSRYLFTRAGARAVNVLRAHLMRHLFRLPLTYFRRHRRGEVVTHFTSDAEAVLTAYQESYGQGIASAIQLVIVVAVIAVFDWRFGVAAAAIVPVYMLVPWLNRRHQARASRRMQDATGHLGGLATELVAGTRDLRAFNAEAWSLQRLRLGLRAMLRAGVYQGTVRGWSYALNAVFWLIHAGIFAVLADGIFQGTVTIGFALAMVGYFAWLDFSVFPLTIAYVELQNAVGAAGRLFGFIDTSGEPAADQASSELSVPRGEIEFRNVSVAFASGPNVLQGVSFTVPAGKLTALVGPTGAGKSTAVNALLGFVRPHEGSIAIDGRDISETGPTQVRRHVGVVFQDPALFTGSIGENISFGRDDIDPARIEESARIARAAEFIEELPGGYETTLGERGLGLSGGQVQRIAIARAIAPDPKILVLDEATSSLDAEAERDVMAAMSASMGGRTTIVIAHRLATVRRANEIVVLDAGRVIDRGRHDELYGRCELYRDLCDLQMVQPAAAP from the coding sequence ATGGAAGCCCCACTCCCCAGTACCGCCACGACCGTCCGCCGCCTGGCCGCCTATCTGCGGCCGCACTGGCGGGCACAGGTCGGCGCCATCGTCGCCTCCTTGCTCGCGGTGAGCGCCGAGGTTCCGGTCCCGTTGCTCACCAAGGCGCTCGTCGACGACGTGGCGATTGCCGGCAAGCTGGAGTTGCTGCCGCCGGTGCTGGCGGCCCTGGGGATTCTGGCGGTGTTGACGGCGGCTCTATCCGTTCTCAGCCGCTATCTGTTCACGCGCGCGGGCGCGCGCGCCGTCAATGTGCTGCGGGCGCACCTGATGCGGCACTTGTTTCGCCTGCCGCTGACGTATTTCCGGCGGCACCGTCGGGGCGAGGTCGTTACGCATTTCACGTCGGACGCCGAGGCCGTCCTGACCGCATACCAAGAGTCATACGGTCAAGGAATCGCGTCGGCAATACAGCTCGTCATCGTAGTCGCGGTAATTGCCGTCTTCGACTGGCGATTTGGGGTCGCGGCGGCGGCGATCGTTCCCGTCTACATGCTCGTGCCCTGGCTGAACCGGCGGCACCAAGCCCGGGCAAGCCGCCGCATGCAGGACGCAACCGGCCACCTCGGCGGCCTCGCCACGGAACTCGTCGCCGGCACACGGGATCTCCGGGCATTCAATGCGGAGGCCTGGTCCCTCCAGCGCTTACGTCTGGGCCTACGTGCGATGTTGCGGGCGGGCGTCTATCAGGGGACCGTCCGCGGCTGGTCCTACGCCCTCAATGCCGTGTTTTGGTTGATTCACGCGGGAATCTTCGCCGTGCTGGCCGACGGCATTTTTCAGGGCACGGTCACCATCGGCTTCGCCCTTGCCATGGTTGGCTACTTTGCCTGGCTGGACTTTTCGGTGTTCCCACTCACCATCGCGTATGTAGAACTTCAGAACGCCGTTGGCGCAGCCGGGCGGCTGTTTGGCTTCATCGATACATCGGGTGAGCCGGCCGCGGACCAAGCCTCATCAGAGCTGTCCGTGCCGCGCGGCGAGATTGAGTTTCGTAACGTCAGCGTGGCCTTCGCGTCCGGCCCAAACGTGCTTCAGGGCGTGTCCTTCACGGTGCCTGCCGGGAAGCTGACTGCCCTCGTTGGCCCCACGGGCGCCGGCAAGTCGACGGCCGTCAACGCCCTGCTTGGCTTCGTCCGTCCCCACGAAGGCTCCATCGCCATTGACGGTCGCGACATCTCGGAAACCGGTCCAACGCAGGTGCGGCGCCACGTCGGCGTCGTGTTCCAGGACCCGGCGCTGTTTACCGGATCGATCGGTGAAAACATCAGCTTCGGTCGCGATGACATTGACCCGGCGCGCATCGAGGAATCGGCACGCATCGCGCGCGCCGCGGAATTTATCGAGGAGCTGCCGGGGGGCTACGAGACCACTCTTGGCGAACGCGGGCTCGGCTTGTCGGGCGGCCAGGTGCAACGGATCGCCATCGCGCGCGCCATCGCGCCCGACCCCAAGATCCTCGTGCTCGACGAGGCAACCTCCTCGCTCGACGCCGAGGCTGAACGCGACGTGATGGCCGCGATGTCGGCAAGCATGGGCGGGCGCACCACGATCGTGATTGCCCACCGGCTGGCAACAGTCCGGCGGGCTAACGAGATCGTCGTGCTCGACGCCGGTCGTGTCATTGACCGTGGTCGACATGACGAGCTCTACGGACGGTGTGAGCTGTACCGCGACCTCTGCGATCTGCAGATGGTGCAGCCGGCGGCCGCGCCATGA
- a CDS encoding ABC transporter ATP-binding protein: protein MSTALPADQVAPRATPELSDRALVRRLWAYMRPSGWDYSVAIGATLGNSVIWIVRPWLLHLIIDDVFGQGNRDLLVPVLIAIGAVGIVTAIDATVGHWFHERAAQGAMLRLRSDVLRHAQRMPLSEVRARRTGDIAAHLSSDATVIAGVFLDFVSLVFAQAFRLPAYLAILFAIDWRLGVIALSSLPLHALMATKLRGTTRSASGRVQDAVGRLSAVLTDMAGGVRDIKAANRQTWAGERVGTEADGLWRAQVHLSLFNSLRWAPNVVYWLIYIAIWAVLAGAVVDGAVQLGMLVAAGQYMLQLGAPVGNAVSDYSRMQMAAGAARRVFAFLDSGPGPAPPATTTQPVGERGEIRFERVSFAYPDSDPVLRDVSFRANPGETVALVGPSGAGKTSLTSLLLRFYEPTSGCIRVDGTDISGVDAAAVRARLGVVFQDTVLFDGSIEQNIRLGRDDLGGERMIEAATIANAHDFITATEDGYDTHIGERGLRLSGGQIQRVAIARAILDDPRILILDEATSSLDAESERLVQEALERAAAGRTTMVIAHRLATVRRADSIVVLDEGRVLDTGRHDELYARCDLYRRLCDLQFLQPDAVQE from the coding sequence ATGAGCACTGCGTTGCCAGCCGACCAGGTTGCACCTCGCGCGACGCCGGAGCTCTCGGATCGGGCACTGGTGCGACGCTTGTGGGCCTACATGCGGCCCAGCGGCTGGGATTACTCGGTGGCCATTGGGGCGACGCTCGGCAACTCGGTGATCTGGATCGTTCGCCCATGGCTGTTGCACCTCATCATCGACGACGTGTTTGGGCAAGGGAATCGTGATTTGCTGGTGCCGGTGCTGATCGCGATCGGCGCCGTGGGCATCGTGACGGCCATCGATGCGACGGTCGGCCACTGGTTCCACGAGCGCGCGGCCCAGGGCGCGATGCTCAGGCTTCGCTCTGACGTTCTACGGCACGCCCAGCGGATGCCGCTCAGCGAAGTCCGCGCCCGCCGGACTGGCGACATCGCCGCACACCTGAGCTCCGACGCCACCGTGATCGCCGGTGTCTTTTTGGATTTCGTCTCGCTGGTGTTCGCCCAAGCGTTCCGTCTGCCGGCGTATCTGGCAATCCTCTTTGCCATCGACTGGCGCCTGGGCGTGATTGCGCTCAGTTCGCTGCCACTGCATGCGCTGATGGCGACGAAGCTTCGCGGCACCACGCGGTCAGCCAGCGGACGCGTCCAGGATGCTGTCGGGCGGCTGTCGGCCGTGCTCACCGACATGGCCGGGGGTGTGCGCGACATCAAGGCTGCGAACCGCCAAACCTGGGCGGGCGAGCGTGTCGGCACTGAGGCGGATGGGCTCTGGCGGGCACAAGTCCATCTGTCGCTGTTCAATAGCCTGCGATGGGCGCCAAATGTCGTGTACTGGCTGATCTACATCGCCATCTGGGCCGTTCTCGCCGGCGCCGTGGTGGATGGGGCGGTGCAACTGGGAATGCTCGTGGCGGCCGGCCAGTACATGCTTCAACTCGGTGCACCGGTAGGCAACGCCGTCTCCGATTACTCCCGCATGCAGATGGCGGCCGGCGCCGCTCGCCGCGTGTTCGCGTTCCTCGACTCCGGTCCCGGGCCAGCGCCACCCGCGACGACCACCCAGCCTGTGGGTGAACGCGGAGAGATTCGCTTCGAGCGTGTGTCATTCGCCTACCCGGATAGCGATCCGGTACTGCGCGACGTGAGCTTTCGCGCCAACCCCGGAGAAACCGTTGCGCTGGTCGGTCCGAGCGGGGCGGGGAAGACGTCGCTCACCAGCCTCTTACTCCGGTTCTACGAGCCGACTAGCGGCTGCATCCGTGTCGATGGAACCGACATTTCTGGCGTCGATGCTGCCGCGGTCCGGGCGCGCCTTGGCGTGGTGTTCCAGGACACCGTGCTCTTCGACGGTTCGATCGAGCAAAACATCCGGCTTGGGCGTGACGACCTCGGAGGCGAACGAATGATCGAGGCCGCGACAATCGCCAACGCGCACGACTTCATCACCGCCACCGAGGATGGCTACGACACGCACATCGGCGAGCGTGGCTTGCGCCTTTCCGGCGGGCAGATCCAACGGGTGGCGATTGCGCGAGCGATTCTCGATGACCCTCGCATTCTCATCCTCGACGAGGCCACATCATCGCTCGATGCGGAGTCCGAGCGTCTGGTGCAGGAGGCACTCGAGCGCGCAGCCGCGGGCCGCACGACCATGGTCATCGCCCACCGGCTCGCCACCGTGCGCCGCGCGGATTCAATCGTGGTGCTCGACGAGGGCCGCGTGCTGGATACCGGCCGCCATGACGAGCTATACGCGCGCTGCGACCTGTACCGACGTCTCTGCGACCTGCAGTTCCTGCAGCCGGACGCCGTCCAGGAATAG
- a CDS encoding creatininase family protein, whose product MKYERLRPEEIEAIRAKVPVAVLPWGALEWHGYHAAIGLDGLKAAAFADAVADRIGAISLPTLYCGHGTMKPQAGFGHTIEISAGTLESLAHEYVAQLAEEGFAVVVIISGHGNPDHLAALERGARPAAEAAGIALWILPDNAAIDDEEYPLDHAAKWETSVLWHVDPDLVDLTKVRSDLELEAQGILGLNPVGTASREMGAAAFDEIVATIADGTLKLLGERSGA is encoded by the coding sequence ATGAAATACGAACGCCTGCGACCAGAAGAGATCGAGGCCATCCGCGCCAAGGTGCCCGTGGCGGTGCTCCCTTGGGGCGCCCTGGAATGGCACGGCTATCACGCGGCGATCGGCCTCGACGGGCTGAAGGCCGCCGCCTTCGCCGACGCCGTGGCCGACCGCATCGGCGCCATCTCGCTGCCGACGCTGTATTGCGGACACGGGACGATGAAACCTCAAGCCGGCTTCGGTCACACCATTGAGATTTCGGCCGGGACGCTCGAGTCATTGGCGCACGAGTACGTGGCGCAGCTGGCCGAGGAGGGTTTCGCGGTGGTGGTCATCATTTCCGGCCACGGCAATCCCGACCACCTGGCGGCGCTGGAGCGCGGCGCGCGACCGGCCGCGGAGGCCGCCGGAATCGCGCTCTGGATCCTGCCCGACAACGCGGCGATCGACGACGAGGAATATCCCCTCGACCACGCAGCGAAATGGGAAACCAGCGTGCTGTGGCACGTGGACCCGGACCTCGTGGACTTGACCAAGGTCCGGTCCGATCTGGAGCTGGAGGCACAGGGCATCCTCGGCTTGAATCCAGTTGGGACGGCCTCACGCGAGATGGGCGCGGCGGCGTTCGACGAGATCGTCGCCACCATCGCGGACGGCACGCTCAAGCTGCTGGGGGAACGATCAGGAGCCTAG
- a CDS encoding RraA family protein, giving the protein MTELDPAILDGLLEYDTPTICNAIEEMEVRDPVDGYMGWDVRCMYPDLGRMVGYAVTATGRSTVPGSPQKGDGFPQWFELVEKSPKPAVLVLKDVGPDRYRSAHCGDVMVTISLALGAIGLVTDGGVRDFETVHELGFRYFASGLVAAHGTPEIVQAGLDVTISGTLVRTGDIIHADVNGVAVLPPEHCAEILERCPGVLEIEERRRALANSPGFKAADLRNMP; this is encoded by the coding sequence ATGACCGAGCTGGACCCGGCGATCCTCGACGGCTTGCTGGAGTACGACACCCCGACCATCTGCAACGCGATCGAAGAGATGGAGGTGCGCGACCCGGTCGACGGCTACATGGGCTGGGACGTTCGCTGCATGTATCCGGACCTGGGACGCATGGTGGGCTACGCCGTCACCGCGACGGGCCGCAGCACCGTGCCTGGCTCGCCGCAGAAAGGCGACGGCTTCCCCCAGTGGTTCGAGCTGGTCGAGAAGTCACCCAAGCCGGCGGTGCTCGTGCTCAAGGACGTGGGGCCCGACCGCTACCGCTCGGCCCACTGCGGCGACGTGATGGTCACGATTTCGCTGGCTTTGGGCGCCATTGGCCTGGTGACCGACGGCGGCGTGCGCGATTTCGAAACCGTGCATGAGCTCGGCTTTCGCTACTTCGCGTCGGGCCTGGTGGCCGCGCACGGCACGCCCGAGATCGTGCAGGCGGGGCTGGACGTCACGATCAGCGGCACCCTCGTGCGCACCGGCGACATCATCCATGCCGACGTGAATGGGGTCGCCGTGCTGCCGCCGGAACATTGCGCCGAAATCCTGGAGCGCTGCCCCGGCGTGCTCGAGATCGAGGAGCGCCGACGTGCGTTGGCCAACTCGCCCGGATTCAAGGCGGCGGACCTGCGCAACATGCCCTAG
- a CDS encoding sugar ABC transporter permease, whose translation MADSVAPPTSRASSGAGSKRRGSWRRALLPYAFVAPAVLVMAALMVFPMGRMIHMSLFQDLFSRVGERFVGFENYADLFQKELFWVALANSIIFVVASLIIHQIVGGGLALLLTSRMRGSLRTFFRAIFITPWLIIPAVVAITWVLLLDHRGGFNSMLRSLGIVECCPPPEWFGDFKLAMPALIATNGWGGYPLTMIMWLAGLQSIPKDHYEAASVDGAGRWRRFRHITLPAMGPTILTILLLDTIYTFRNWDLPFLTTGGGPGDTTMVLPLLTYREAFIGFNFGISAASAVMILLITAFFVFWFLRIRGRLLEG comes from the coding sequence ATGGCCGACTCGGTAGCCCCTCCAACGTCGCGCGCATCGAGCGGCGCGGGCTCAAAGCGTCGCGGGTCATGGCGGCGGGCGCTGCTTCCCTATGCGTTCGTCGCCCCGGCAGTGCTCGTGATGGCGGCCCTGATGGTGTTTCCCATGGGCCGCATGATTCACATGAGCTTGTTTCAAGACTTGTTTTCGCGCGTCGGGGAACGGTTCGTCGGTTTCGAGAACTACGCCGATCTGTTTCAGAAAGAGCTCTTTTGGGTCGCGCTCGCGAACTCGATCATCTTCGTAGTCGCCAGCCTGATCATTCATCAGATCGTGGGCGGCGGCCTGGCACTGCTGCTCACGTCACGCATGCGCGGGTCGCTGCGGACGTTCTTTCGGGCCATATTCATCACACCCTGGCTCATCATCCCCGCGGTCGTCGCCATCACCTGGGTGCTGCTGCTCGACCATCGCGGCGGATTCAACAGCATGCTGCGGAGCCTCGGCATCGTGGAGTGCTGCCCGCCGCCGGAGTGGTTTGGCGACTTCAAGCTGGCCATGCCGGCGCTGATCGCCACCAACGGTTGGGGCGGCTATCCGCTGACGATGATCATGTGGCTGGCCGGCTTGCAGAGCATTCCCAAGGACCACTACGAAGCGGCCTCGGTTGACGGCGCGGGGCGCTGGCGGCGCTTTCGTCACATCACGCTGCCGGCCATGGGGCCCACGATCCTCACGATCCTGCTGCTGGACACGATCTATACGTTCCGCAATTGGGACCTGCCGTTCCTGACGACCGGCGGCGGCCCCGGCGACACGACGATGGTGCTGCCGCTGCTGACCTATCGCGAGGCGTTTATCGGCTTCAACTTCGGCATCTCGGCCGCGTCGGCCGTGATGATCCTGCTGATCACCGCGTTCTTCGTCTTCTGGTTCCTGCGGATACGCGGGCGGCTGTTGGAAGGCTGA